Proteins encoded in a region of the bacterium genome:
- a CDS encoding AAA family ATPase, with translation RNPLIAKILFEMDYFDEWGQGINKMRHLMKDAKLPEPVFEEIGDEFKVTLFGPGEDF, from the coding sequence AAGAAATCCCCTTATTGCAAAGATACTTTTTGAGATGGACTATTTTGATGAATGGGGGCAGGGTATCAACAAAATGAGACATCTTATGAAAGACGCCAAATTACCTGAGCCGGTCTTTGAAGAAATAGGTGATGAATTTAAAGTAACCTTATTTGGGCCTGG